The following DNA comes from Podarcis raffonei isolate rPodRaf1 chromosome 10, rPodRaf1.pri, whole genome shotgun sequence.
TCTTTGCCACAACAAGGAGGACCTTGCTGGTGTAACTGATGTGGAATGGGCATTTAAAGAAGAAGTAGGGCTGTGCAGAATTCAGATGAACCCATGTTCACTTTTGAGTTTTTCAAATGGAGGCAGCCTCTTCAGCTAAATCAAATTTTGCCTTTATTTTCCTCTTCTCCGTGGCCCTGATGCATGCCCATTCCATAGCTTCAAAAAAGGAGAATGAGCATGTCACTTTGATGGCTGCCGTGACTTAGACAGTACCAAAAACACACCCCGGAGAGGCCAGACACTGTGCAGTTGCATGAGGATAGACCCACAACTGGCCACCATGTACATTGTGGTACTTGCTGTTGTTCCTAACCCCTTTGGATTGAGACGACTGAGGCTAACCTCCCCAAAAGTTATGAGCTTTATATATGCTTGACTCCATTTTTCTGCTATGGATGATTATCTCTTCTCCATGGTGTTTGAAAAGAACATGTAGTATGCCTGTAATCCTTGTATGCATGCAATCTATTAACTGCTCTACACCCTTATTTATGGAAGTAGCACATCCTCCCCTGTTCCCAACACCACAACCCTCTAGCACCATTAACTTTGCATCAAATGTATGGAATAATAAACTTAAGAGGTTTCAGCTATGCGTGTCAAtttctatttcttcttttctctttctcaatccccacccccaccgcccAAAAGGGGTGTAAGGAAACTATTTCTATCTACACATACCCTTCTGGCTCacgcattttcttcttcttatttatatgttaaatctgaatctcgcctttcctccaagtacagtcataccttggttttcgaacagcttagttcttgagcattttggcttccaaaaatagttcgcaaacccgaaagtgattgttccggtttgcgaactatttttggaagccaaacgtccaacgagGCTTcagtggcttccgattggctgcaggagcttcctgcagccaatcagaagccgcgctttggtttccgaacgttttcgAAGTCGattggacttctggaacagattctgtttgacttccaaggtacgactgtagtgctCAAGGCGGCTAATAGCAGTAATGCAAATGCAATATGAAAATGGTGTTTCATATTTCTTCCCTAAACATTGTTGAAAGGGCACAAATGGTAACTAAGAACTGTCTTTGCTGGGTGACCATATTTCCACCCAGTTAGTTTTCAGGTATAATCACAAATGAGATCCACCCCCTGGTCTGCATCTAATCTTTTGGTAGAAGCACCCATTCCCACCTTCTGTGGGAATGTAGTGACAGGGGACTGGACTAAGCAAACGCTGAGGTCCGTCGCAGCTAGACATGTTCAAAactatccatttcagtttctcatttttccagacttaagttcagttcttcacatttccacatcaggccCCCAAACTATTCATTTTAAAGTCCtcaccagtattttagtgtgaatttgtccctgaataagcacatttttgcatgcagcttTACCTAATACAcacttttttgcaaagcaatgtcctCTAAGTTAAAGCATTTCTGTGTGTTGCTTccataaatatatgcatttttgtgcacatggcATTGCGAAATTCAgataaatgcaaatttcaaaggcagGCTGTGTTTCAGCTTGACTATATCTTTGggaagtacaaattaggtaggCTCATCTTTAATTGTGATCTAAGCAGAATATCTCCCCCATCCATACCTGCAACTGATTCAATGCATTTGTAAGTTACACACTGCATTAAGTATGACTTCGTTTTGTAAGCCTCCTTCTAATCTATTCCACTGGGTAGCATCACATTCTAGTAGTACTgaaacacatacagagagagagagaactcagaGAACCTGCCTTTATCATGCATAGCTCAGTTAAAGCCAAAGGTTAAGTAAAAGAGGATGTTCTGCCTCCTCCATCCCATCGCTGCCTGCACACCTCCACCAGATTGCTTATGGCAGCAACAACCCATCCTTTGCTCCACACCACTGGCATATCCACTCAAAACCATGATTCCTTTGTTTCAAGCCTCTGCACTACCCTTGAAGGCAACTGATACCCTCTGATCTCGGAGCTGTCATACTGCACAGTagtcaggaggagaaagaaacacCATTTACAGAAGCTTCCCCCGGCTTTTCCACTCCATCAGATAAAATGGTTCCACAGCCAGCCTTTCAAGATGACGAACAGATGACACATCCTTTCTTCACTCTGAAATATCTTTTTGCAAGGCCAAGGGTAGCAAAAGGTAAGAAGGGGGTGATACGCAGCCAGAGGTCACTTCAAAGAGTTAGGAAATGCCACGTTTTTGAATGACAGAGCAGACACTTTGCCCGTTTTCTGTGCGTGGGCACATGCAAAAATGCAGTAGGCGAGTGGGTTATGCATTTGGCCTGACATTATCCCGACTGGCTTTAATGGGAATCTTTGGCTCCACGCCTACAGAGGgtctttccagttcaaatgctTTAAATGCCCAGCCAAATTAAGCAATTTGGACCATGCCTCCATCATGGTGCCAGAAGTTGCCTAATCAAGTGAGGGGAGGTACTCTGCCTCAGTTAAGTGCCCACGTAGCCACCATTGCACCCATGGATTAAAGTAAGAGGAGAAAGAGGATTATAAAGGTATAGGTCAGCAAGCGGAAACATGAAGAACTGCTCTTAATGTATGCATTACCCCATCTCTCTTTGTAAAAACAAGCCCAGAGCAGAGTTCCTTcaccatttaaaaaatgcaacacgTGTAATAAACCACTAAGAAAATTATATTATTCACAAACTTAAAACACCCAGTaaaatctaatacagtggtacctcgggttacgtacgcttccggttacatacgcttcaggttacagacttcgctaactcagaaatattacctcgggttaagaactttgcttcaggatgagaatagaaatcgtgatccgatggcacagcagcagcaggaggccccattagctaaagtggtgcttcaggttaagaacagtttcaggttaagaacggacctccggaacgaattaagtacttaatccgaggtaccactgtaatcaaataCGGCTCAACTGCTAATGCACAGCAAACACCTGGGCAAATGTGGCCTCTGGCTGGCACTGGAATCTAATCAGAGTCTGTACCAGCCATGGCTACACATTCAGATGCCTTCAGATGGCAAATGAGACAGAAATTAGGATACTGCTTAATTCTAGAGGGCACTTGATCCTTcataacagatttattgtggcataaactgTGGTGAGCTAGAGCCCACTTCATCCGATGCATCCCAAGCTTATGCCAACATAAATATTAGTCTTTTAAGATCCCAAAGACTGTTTTTGCAGCAACACACTATCACAGCTACCCCTCTAGAAGTTGCTCCCTGGATATGCAGGCAAAAGCAACAGCAGAGCAAATTGCCTTGTGGTTAAGTGCACATGAAGACGTGCCCTTGGAAAATCCAAGgcagagaaaatattttaaatagagCGATGGagaaaagccatttttaaaagttaagaATAAAGtgcaggttcaaatcctgccttTGCAGAAGCACAGCTGGGATTTGGATTAGGGGAACGTGCAAAAAAGTGATGCACATGAGACCAAACACCCAGCCTAATTCAAGTGATCCCCAAACTTCCCTATGAAGAAGACTGCTTAAGAGAGCGGTGGCAGGCTCTCTTGGTCACTGACTGGCAGGAGTTAGTGCCAACGACTCCACTTCTGTCTTCCCAGCAAAAGCAGGATCCAGCACCCACCAGCTTCCACACTGGACACAAAGGGGCTGCACGTTCCCTTTCGCAGTCTGGTGGGAGCTGGCCTAGAGTCCCTCGCTATCCCTTTAATTGTATCTGATATAGATGCAAGGCTTgggctgggggaaggggggagcattAAAACaaagaagctttttttaaaaaagaggaccaAGAAAACTACTCCCGCGCTCCATTGCAGATGCCAAAATGATCGCACAAAGGCACATTTCATTACTGAAATTTCATCACGCCAACGTGATTAAACGCCAGGGGGAGCGGGGAGGACAAGGAGGCCTGTAAGCTTTAACTCCACAGATTAACCTTTTCCTGGCCAGGTTGCTGGGAGCACACAGCACATTCCTTGTGGCTTCAGtgccctgctgctgctgacagCTGCTTATCATACCCCTTTAAAGCAGTCATTTCTCAAAACTGCCTCTTAAACCGCTCCCTTGATTAAATCGCCATTCGCATCTCTGCATTCCATTTTCACATGGGAAGACATTATCGATGGGTTGCCTGAAGCAACACACAACACAGAATGAAGGCTGTTGGTATTTGAGGGCTGCGGCTGGAGTGGGGGGATACGGCCATATCAAATCTGCCTTGTCAGATGTAGCTCGGGATTTCATGGCACCCACGGCAACTGTTGGTCACTGGCAAGGCACATATGGCCTACACTGGTCACATGGATGAGGAGtaacaggaagctgctttagacCGAAATCAAGGCTACtgatccatttagctcaataCCATCCCCACTGGCTGGCATTGGCTctgcaaggtttcaggcaggagtattTTCCATAGCGCTTCCTGCAGATACCTGGGACAGAGCCtgggatgttttgcatgcaaagtgtcATGGACTGACTAGATGCAGAAGAGTGGCAGGAACCAAGGAAAGAAGGTTCAGAGCTAGGGGATCGGTGGTGGGATGACgacgagtggtcagagggagaagacgggACAGtctggaaggaggaagaagctgaaggggcaacagggtttagtgagcaggaagaggctggggcagagagcagtccttATTCAGAGGAGGTAGAGGAGGGGGAataggagacagagaggaggctggctgctgaagaatccaggaagTCTCCCCGTCCTGATGCGACCAGCTTCCCTCGCCACTGGTCTgccagaacacagagagaaatgaaaagagcagggtAGAGATTGCATGCAGACACAATtccaattgcttgggggaaaccctggagaggaggggacttaggcaagACCtacatgggggcaagacctactgaggtgactaggcctgcactgttttgctttatttgaatTGCTGACCTCCACTGGGCTCCAGCTCCTGACACAAAGCACGTGCTCTACTGCTGGGTTTTAAGGCAACATTTCAGTTTTGCAGCTGTCACATGATGCGGTGCaatcacaccatttgaatggcaatgcccatcaattttgggaGTGGGGtctggctccctcaaatattttatgagggggggctgaagacccctcagccccaaGGAGTTGTCTCCTATGAGATCAATTCAGATATGTCTTCCTCTTAGGACTGATGAATCCaattggtttccaaacattctgGAGATGTTGCCAGCTGCTCCCACTAGTGTTTTGGTTTGTAGCCAAGTTGATTATTGAAATCAAAAAGTATTTTGCCATGATCTCTTATGCTGCTAACAAGAAGGATTTCTACTTGGTTTATGGAGTAGTTCTTGGCAATGAAATTGCAAGGAAGAAGCAACCTGAATACAACTGATGGTAGATTTGTGCAGAATTTAACTAAAGTAAGTTTACACTTAGACTCTAGATCAGGAGTAGCCACCTTGGTGCTTTCCTAATATTGTTGGGCTCCAATTATTTCTGGCTAAtagttatgctggctggggctgaggcaaGTTGTATCCGCATCTGGAGGGGATATTGGCTACCACAGATCTAGATTATTAGAATTCAGCAGACAGAGTGTAACAGTGCTTCTTGACCTCAGTGACTTTCACCATTATAGATCAGAGGTAGGAAATCTGTGGCTCTTTAGATGCCCAGACAGCATGGCAATAACCAGGGATGGTGGGCGTAACATCTTGAGTCCTACAGATTCTTCACTCCTGATTCATGCAGCCTGGAAGTGCTCCTTGACTGTGTATGGCTGATTAATTCTCTGGTGGAGAAAGTGTCCAGTAATGTTTATCATCACCTTTTGTTGGCAAACCATCTAAGACAATCTTTTAGCCCAGAATTTTGCTCCTATCGTCTCTGTGATGGCAAGGCCTGGTTTAAACTGTTGCAACGTGCTGCCCTGGACTGTTTGGAAAGGTAATACAGAATGCACTTTCCACCTACTGGCAGCTTTGTCTAGGACAGATCATATTATTCCGATGCTGATCTGTCTGCCCACTTCTTTTTCggccccaattcaaggtgctgctgTTGACCTTTAAAACCACTTTACATGCTTAGGGAGTGCCTGCTGCCTCATGTACTTCCATTTACATTGCGATCAGCAAATTAAGCTCTGCTTTGTAACTcgtcatgtatttatttattttgatttattacatttatataccacctttccttTGATGATCACAGAGTGGCTTACATTTGGTGGAGTCTGTAAGAGCATAGTATAGTTAGgggttctttcccccaccccaaattattaAAATTTCACTTCTGGAATTCTTTGCCTAGGGAACTTCAGTTGTCCACCCACTTTGTAGCTTTGTCATCCGCTTAAGATGTTTTGTTTCTGACACTTTCACAGGTTACcaccaactgctttttaaaacttgCAGTGCAGCAATTTAAAGGTGGTGCTGTTTTTAAAGggtggttgttgctttaaaatctGCTTTCAGTACCTAAAATCTGGAATTAGTGCTATATGCAGATCTTTAGATCATCTAAGatacacagcaaaaacaatgaagaGGCACAATTAATTTGTCagtctttaagatgccaaaaGACACTGTTATTTTTTCCAGAACAGACTAACACAGAAACCCATCCAGAAGCATCCAAATAGCTGctcttttctattttgtttttttcaaaagtgAATATTTCCATTTGTTACCCACAGAGTGCCTCAAACAGATCCCTGCCTCAATAGTGGTTGATTCACTAAAATTTAAGAACCTCACTTCCTTACAATAGGAGGACCAGATGTACTTACATTAAGGCTATGATGGGATCTGTGGGAAAGAGGTGCACTGATACATACCGTAAATCATAGTTTATGCCTAAAGATGTAAAACAGAGCCTCACTAGGTTGGGATTCATAGAGGCAACTGTGCTTTCTGCTGCAGAACTGCCACTGTAAGAGGATCCTGTTGATTGATAAGAAGCTGGGGCAGAAGAAGGGAACAATGGGAGATTTGATGAGAGTTGCTCTGTGATACTCCTGAGAAGCCCACAGAGCCAGCCCTGATCAGAAGGGAAATTGGGGGTTTCCAAGGCAACTTGTTCCCAGGCACAAAGGCATGTCTGTCTGCTGGCAGACAAGAGAAAGGTCTCCTCTACTACAGGCCCCTGGAAAAGGGTGTGGGTTGGGCAGGGGGGAGGGTGTCTCTCAATTGCCTTAGAGGGCACCTGGCAGCTGCACAATCACTTTAAAAAACACTTAAATATACAACATGGCAGTCAGAAACAAGTACATGAGAGTCTGTTCTTGTGGCCCTCAACTAGTTTGCTGATGTAGTATTTCAAAGCTCAAATCTAGCAATAGGCCAAGTAGCCTAGAAGCTCcagaaaaacagaaaggaaaaaaggatacTATGACTTCTTCACAGAATTAAGTTGTAAGAGGAACAAGTAAGCAACTAAACATTTATAGTGGGGTTTTAGTATTTatttacacaaaaataaaaacatctgCAGTCAAAGTGAAGTCAGAGCACAGAAGGATAGCTGATCAGTCTGTGATAATTAGCTCATCCACACCCCAATCTTCATAGCTTCCATCTGGCAGATACCGGCGGATTATTATGGGAATCTTCCGGGCTCtgcagggaggaaagaaaagtATATAGAAGAAGgcactttggccacatcatggaGTTTCGCATCCAAGGGCACTTTGGTGGGGTAAGATCACACAAAATGTTTACAAAAACTTCTGACATTAAGTGATGAGTTCCCCCACAGCTCAGCAGGAAATGGTTTGATTTAGTAATACTGAATCCCAATCAATGGATCATCCCCGCCCCACCCCCCCGAGGTGAAGAAACAATTGAATAAAGATCCTGCTGGGATGACACAAATATCTGACACATGTTGACCTATCTATAACACATCTGTCTAGCAGAGTCTAAAGAGCTCACACACCTCATCAACCACTGAAACGGCCCCACCTTTCAATGGAATACAATGGCTGTAAAAAAGCATTTCTAAAAGTGAACATTTCAGGACTGAAAGGAAAGAAACTCAAATCCAGATTAATCTAAGTACGACTTTTTAGGTCAACAATGTAATTAGCCAGCTTGGAATTTGTCCAGGACATCAGGCTTATAATCTTGCAGCACATGaacagtaaaaaaaaccccacatgaaAATCTTTAAAAATCACAAGAATTCATTACATAGCCGTGTCCAGAATGGCGTAACTGGTGCCCCTCATCATGACTCCTTCCACACAGCTCAAACATGCAGTAAAACAAGCTTACAACAAAACAAGCTTACATacttttaatgtttggactattCAAACTTGTTTCCATGAAGTTATATAGACACAGATGTACAGATGCTAAATTATATGGAAAACAAGAGCCAAATCTCTAGACTCTTACGGAGAAAGCCgagctataaataaaatatataaaagtcTAGCACAGATGTGAGGAAAGGTTGATTGATTTGTCCTGCTTTTTCTCATCACTTCTGTAATGTGTGAAGCTGAAGTTATGAATCTCACTTGTATTATAGCAGAAGCACAAGTCGCCAGCACTTCTTTCACAACTCCTACGTAATTTATGAAGTGGCACTATGGCTTTCAAGCTAATGAAGGTTCTACTGCACTTTTAATAAGAAAATGAATTTTCCATTTAAACTCCATATCAATACCAGCCTTGTCTGTAATCTACGTGTGAATGAAATGACAGCAAATATTAAGAGATGGGATGAAGCCCTCTTCTTCACATTGCTTTATATCAACTTTCCTCTTTCAGGGCTGAGCATTCTACAACAAATCACGCACACATGGTTAAAATCTCCAACTTACTTGAGTTCTTTCATTGCAATCAGTAACGGGTCTGTCTCTCCTTCTAGCTCTACCATCACTGGGGCACACATGCTGGGAGGAGGGGAAACAATTCCAAAATCATTACAGCAATAGGGATATACTGTGTGGCAGTAGCAACTCTATTCTCAGTTCAGAGTGGGCAGTGAATTCCATCTTGcatcatattttttatttaacctGTATTTTTATCCTTCTACTGTTAGCTTTTTGACCTAGTTTCATGATTTCTGCTTGCTGCTATTTTAACTGAGGTCACTTAATACCACTTGCTTTATTTGagatgttttgattgtgttttttaaattttctatTGTAGTTTTTAAATTGAAAGCCACCTTAGGGGCCCTTTTGTGGGCAAAAAGGCAGAatagaaatatttgaaataaataaagcaaacagaGAGTATAATTGTCAGACACACACATTATTCTGACAGGCGCCAGCAAACATGTCTCAGCTGGTTTATCAAAGCAACTGCGCTATGTGGGACTCCTATTAACTTCAGGGAGAAAAGCAGTCCAGGGATCTTTTGTATCTACAAACTACATTTATTTTTGCCCTTTCAATGTTGTGGAAAGATACTGTTAGGCTCAGCTCAGGAGTACTGTATTGCATTACACTGATTCCATGTGCTTCCCTGAAGCCCTAAACAGAAGATATTGCCAAACACTGGACATCACTTCACTTTCAGTGACCAGTTAATCCTGAGCAGAGAAGGGCTGTTTTTCACTTCCAGATTTTACAGAATGCCAAGCAGGGAAAATCTCCATCTTCTGCAAGACATCAGGTATCTCAAGTAACAACAAACAcaggtggagcaaggtactttcAGTACCTCACCCTAAAGCTTCCCTTTCTCTTTGCCCAGTAGACTGGAGTAGATGTAGTAATTTTGGTGCCTAGATAGATATCCCACCTCCTGCCCTTCATACCTTCCCTTGTGTGAACAGTGAAGTTATTATGTGCTAATATAAGTAGCATCAATGTACTAGAAAAAATTGTTTTACCAGGAAACTTAAGAGACTTGGACCACACATCATTTATTCAGAGCATACAAAAtgtctagaccaggcatccccaaactcagccctccagatgttttgggactacaactcccattatccctagctaacaggaccagtggtcaaggatgatgggaactgtagtcccaaaacatctggcaggccgagtttggggatgcctggtctagacaATACACCTTAAATTCAAGACagtttttattttaacaattatGGATGCAAATTAGCTTTCTAAAGCTAACATGAATAAGATTGCCTGGAAATACTGGTCTTTTTATGAAATAACCTGTATATTATTATAACCAAAACATGCACTAAGCCAATGCTGCATTCACATCTAATATTACACCTGGATGAGAAGTTGAAGAAACATTCTCAGCAAAATAACTATGCATGCTATACTGATCTAGCTCCTACAGGCCTATATTCTGTATTCATGGCATATTAAGTTATACAGCAACAGGTATTAACTCAGAGATACAGAATGGGAACctctttaagaagaagaaaacacttcTCCTTGACTAAGCTTACTTATCAATGTAAAGAAGATTGTGCATCATAtacattcactgaaaaatgaaatGTATTTACTAACTACAAGAATATAAAATATGAAGAGAAAAAATGAAATATTATGTACCATTTTGTTATATAATTAGTATGTAAGCTGATAAGTTTGTTTTTCCCTTTCATTTCCACTATTTTAagtataaacattttttttaattgagttGATGCTTAAATTATTTTAAGTTTTAACCTTttcaggttttttgttgtttataaTGGAtttattgtttgcttgtttgtggaCCCATAATAAAAAAGACCAACCCCCCCCGCCTTATCTTAGATACTTTAAAGCACATCTCCATAACAGCACTCTAGAAAAATGAGATACCTACATTTTATGACAATATAAGGGACTGGAATTATATGAAAACCTAGAACCAGAGTAAAAGGTGCAATTTCACATGCTCATATGAAAAGCTTTCAGTGGGTGGCAGATTATATGCAACCTATTCTTTGTCACCCCTTATGCACAGCTTACTTCTTTTGGTGATCCACTGCATGTGTAGTTGACACACATGTGGCCCCTCAAGACCAGAGTTTTgtgtgggtgtattctgcaacatgtcactgtCACAATAACCGTGTGTTACTGGCCCATCCACACATCATGTTCTGAAATGCTTCCcaaatgttattttattattgctttctGGAGGGGCACTGTTGCACAATGGGGCAAAAGAAGGGGGCAGAAAATTATAGAAAAAGCCTAAAACCTTCTGGGATTTGGCTAAAACACCTAACTTGCTTTATAGCACAGGGGTATTATCCTTGGTTGGAACGCCAAATCTCCTGAGGGGGAGGGGACTGAGATAAGAACTAGGTGTAGATCTAAACAGAAGTAACTTTAAACACATGAAATAAGTTCTACCAATTTTCATTGACGAATATCCATATTCCTGGACCAAAATCATACTTACGCTATCTGGAGAGCACGTGTACCAAGAACTCTGGCACGCTCATATTTGGTCATATAAGGAGTGGTGATTCGCTTCTGGTTTGCCTGCTGGCGTTCTCCAGAGGGGAGGATTTCTACATTTTCCTGACCCTCCTGTAATACAAACATAAGGAATTATAACCATATTCACAGAGTTATATGTGTATTAGTTGTTAGAGCCACTTGAGATCAAATTCAAATCTACAGAGAAGATTTCaataaaatatgttaaaataaagGTCTGAAAGAGGAAAACCATTAGAGAGAAGTATTTATTTGATTAACACAGAAGACTAAGTTTTaccatttcaaaaaaaaaaaaaagaaagaaaggctatGAGATATGTTCACCTTAATAGATTAGAACTTGTTCCCTAATCTTTTTCTATTGTTCTCATCACATGAGTTTTGGAGGAGTTGTTGACGTTAGACATAGGAACCGTGCAGGTACAGGTTACAGACACAGATACAAGAACTGCAGGTAAATGTTGGGATGTTTACATAGGCTATAGGACATCATATACTGAAGTCACTTACCTCCTCAGCATTTTCCAGATCATCCAGTCCTTCATCTTCCTCCACATCATCAAAATCATCTCCATCAAAACTGGAGGAAGAAATGTATCAAAGGCTTATATAAAATTTCAGAGCTCAAATCTTACTACATCACTGTCTTCAAATACTCTCTTGCTTGTTTTCATAATAGCCACTAAATACTCAAATAACTTTTTGTGGAATTGGCTAGTTACTGTATCTTGCTTAAACTTTACTAACAGCAAGATTCCCTTTGCaaaatcatcaacaaaacatgTTCAGTTCATCTCCTTTGCCAAGGCTTCCAAGATTGGAGAACTGAAACCTGCCATCACAGCTCTCGTACATCGTCCAAGAATCTCGAAATCCCAGCATGAATCTTTTGCATATCGCAGAAGACTTGGGGAAAGGTTGGTGGCAACATGCAGTAGTGGCTAGTCAAAGTTTGTGGGCCACTAGTCCTGCTTCAAGGCCTAATGTGACTCACTGGATTCCTTCCAACTTTAAGACACTTTGGACCAGTTCAAAATACTATACATAATATGAGGTGAGAAACTTATGAGCATGGCTGCCATGACATGAGATACATAGCATGTACCTCCATGTAAACAATGCACCTTATTCTCACAATCCTTTCCATTGCATTGAGTGGAAGGTTTGGAAGCTAATAGTCAAATTAATTTATGAGAGTTTGAACTGAATGCTTGGCTTATGTTTCAGCTTGGCAACTAGTTTAAAGAGCGACCACAGACAAATCACAGCCTTTCAGTTTTTTTCACCTTAATACAGtataagaaaaagggaaagaaaagaacccAACCACCACCTACCAAAAtctggattcaagcacaagactGCTCTCCCCTCCATGGACATAGccaaagggggcagggggggcagctgcccccccccgatcaagtaaaacaatagaaagacagtggtacctcgggttaagcacttaattcgttccggaggtccattcttaacctgaaactgttcttaacctgaagcaccactttagctaatggggtctcctgctgctgccatgccgccagagcacgatttctgttctcatccttaagcaaagttcttaacccgaggtactatttctgggttagcggaatctgtaacctgaagcgtatgtaacccgaggtaccactgtacgtaactAATTGACCAATCACATCACTTCTGCCCTctcccctaacaaaagtcctccccccaaaaaaatcccacgCTCCCCTCCTGTAGTTCTACAAACTGGTATTCAAAGAGATTACTGGTGCCAACTGTGGCAGCAgggcacagccattgtggccaaTAGTCACTGGCAATATTTGGTCGATCCTCTTCTAAAATCATCGAACTTTTGTGGCCAACACCACCACAAAACTGTTggtcagccacgaagctcactggttgaGTTTTGGCCAGTCCCTCTCTctccacctaacctacctcacagggttgttgtgtggatagaATGTGGATAGGAATAACCAGGTATGCTGCCCTGAGTTCCCTGGAGGGAGGACGCA
Coding sequences within:
- the POLR2F gene encoding DNA-directed RNA polymerases I, II, and III subunit RPABC2 gives rise to the protein MSDNEDNFDGDDFDDVEEDEGLDDLENAEEEGQENVEILPSGERQQANQKRITTPYMTKYERARVLGTRALQIAMCAPVMVELEGETDPLLIAMKELKARKIPIIIRRYLPDGSYEDWGVDELIITD